Proteins encoded together in one Sphingomonas radiodurans window:
- a CDS encoding type VI secretion system-associated FHA domain protein, protein MLQLFDRANAVQPIDARLLRDGVLRIGRDSAADWSIADPDVELSRAHCELAVVGDGLSVRALGTNGVFDDASGARFPDAIDVPISLPATLRFGRFKLRASHAPHGDEPADLACTLVLTPPLGRSAAVPDDWSDASDFVPAEGGSLLEAFCDGAGLDASLLASEDPAEIMRRAGAVYRQMVLGIGDLMAERDRARKLYDLSRTTISGANNNPFKWAPTQRLAIDLLLAGSGSFLSGPAALQASFRDIKRHLIATFAGLHGSLRAAIATFDPKALDDAAAPRASLLKGRASVLVEEVAVRHGDLSQQLDKGECGSLDRAFVAAYDRADAAVAQDLAR, encoded by the coding sequence ATGCTGCAACTTTTCGACCGCGCGAATGCGGTGCAACCGATCGACGCGCGCCTGTTGCGCGACGGCGTGCTGCGCATCGGCCGCGACAGCGCGGCGGACTGGTCGATTGCCGATCCCGACGTCGAATTGTCGCGCGCGCATTGCGAACTGGCGGTCGTCGGCGATGGCCTGAGCGTCCGCGCACTCGGCACCAACGGCGTGTTCGACGATGCGAGCGGCGCACGCTTTCCGGATGCCATCGATGTGCCGATCTCGTTGCCGGCGACGCTCCGGTTCGGCCGCTTCAAGCTGCGAGCCAGCCACGCGCCGCATGGCGACGAGCCGGCGGATCTGGCGTGTACTTTAGTGCTTACCCCGCCGCTCGGGAGATCCGCTGCGGTGCCGGACGACTGGAGCGACGCTAGCGATTTCGTGCCGGCCGAAGGCGGCTCGCTGCTTGAGGCGTTCTGCGACGGTGCCGGGCTCGATGCTTCACTGCTCGCCAGCGAAGATCCGGCCGAAATCATGCGACGGGCCGGAGCCGTGTATCGCCAGATGGTATTGGGCATCGGCGACCTGATGGCGGAACGCGACCGTGCGCGGAAGCTGTATGACCTGTCGCGCACCACGATCAGCGGTGCCAACAACAACCCGTTCAAATGGGCGCCGACCCAGCGGCTGGCGATTGACTTGCTGCTGGCCGGGTCAGGCAGCTTCCTGTCGGGGCCCGCCGCGCTGCAGGCATCGTTTCGTGATATCAAGCGCCACCTGATCGCGACGTTCGCCGGCCTGCACGGCAGCTTGCGTGCGGCGATCGCGACCTTCGATCCGAAAGCGCTCGACGATGCGGCAGCACCGCGCGCATCGTTGCTCAAGGGTCGCGCCTCCGTCTTAGTCGAGGAAGTCGCGGTGCGGCATGGCGACCTGTCGCAGCAGCTCGACAAGGGCGAGTGCGGATCGCTCGATCGTGCGTTCGTGGCGGCCTATGATCGGGCGGACGCCGCGGTCGCGCAGGATCTGGCGCGTTGA
- a CDS encoding sulfite exporter TauE/SafE family protein: protein MSVAAPLIGLLVAGLLAGFAAGVFGIGGGFVVVPALLVVLPLLGGMPSEYAHVAIGTSAATIIMTSVRSLRSHAKRGAVDFEMLRGWAPWIVGGAVLGVMLADRINGRALIAIFASGVLLMSVNFLVPTLGNRVVSQTLPTGPLRASIAGGLGTFSALLGIGGGTIAIMVMTLCGRTIHRAIATASGIGTLIAVPSAIGFAIIGLHAPGLPWGSLGYVNLPATAAVASMSMLTAPLGVAAAHSLPADLLKRAFGVYLLVIGTLMLRNAL, encoded by the coding sequence ATGAGCGTCGCCGCGCCACTCATCGGCCTGCTCGTCGCCGGTCTGCTCGCTGGTTTTGCCGCCGGCGTCTTCGGCATCGGCGGCGGATTCGTTGTCGTGCCCGCGCTGCTCGTCGTGCTGCCGCTGCTTGGCGGGATGCCATCCGAATATGCGCATGTCGCGATCGGCACGTCGGCCGCGACCATCATCATGACGTCAGTACGGTCGCTGCGATCGCACGCGAAGCGCGGCGCGGTCGATTTCGAGATGCTGCGCGGCTGGGCACCGTGGATCGTCGGCGGCGCCGTCCTGGGCGTGATGCTCGCCGATCGGATCAACGGGCGCGCGCTGATCGCAATCTTCGCATCGGGCGTGCTGCTGATGTCGGTGAACTTTCTCGTGCCGACGCTTGGCAACCGCGTGGTCAGCCAGACGCTGCCGACCGGGCCGCTGCGCGCGAGCATTGCCGGGGGCCTGGGCACATTCTCCGCGCTGCTGGGGATCGGCGGGGGAACGATTGCGATCATGGTGATGACGCTATGTGGTCGCACCATCCATCGTGCCATCGCCACCGCATCGGGGATCGGAACGTTGATCGCGGTGCCAAGCGCGATCGGCTTCGCCATCATCGGGCTCCATGCACCCGGCCTGCCGTGGGGATCGCTTGGTTATGTGAATCTGCCCGCGACGGCAGCTGTCGCCTCGATGTCCATGCTGACGGCGCCGCTTGGCGTCGCCGCCGCGCACAGTCTGCCCGCCGACCTGTTGAAGCGAGCATTTGGCGTCTATCTGCTGGTGATCGGCACGCTCATGCTGCGCAATGCATTGTGA
- a CDS encoding pyridoxal phosphate-dependent aminotransferase — protein sequence MLDRELTEQLLDRGYSRRGLGRIAALIGGGTAISSILGSAASAQSQAARGVAGAVQIGANECWSGPFPIAAQAASEIIAKGNRYDPADERGKLIRTVAAVERMPEDRVATWPGSGDPLVRSVITFCSPKKGLVTADPTFESVWRAASWLEAPVSKVPLAPGAGTSTRAMLAANPDAGLYYICSPNNPTGTVTPLAEIDWLVANKPADSVVLIDEAYLHFSESPSAAHLAATRNDVIVMRTFSKLFGMAGMRLGLTFAAPDLHKRMMRYDGFQVTGTLPMTAVACGNASYTQADLITARRNEMIAVRETTIAQLKARGLTVHPNSQANMFMVDWKTRQAKDVQAALLAQKVQIGRSWPIWPTVSRVTVGSASEMNTFVTAVATVV from the coding sequence ATGTTGGACCGGGAACTGACCGAGCAATTGCTGGATCGTGGCTATTCGCGGCGGGGTCTCGGGCGGATCGCTGCCTTGATTGGTGGGGGAACGGCGATCTCGTCGATCCTCGGCTCGGCCGCTTCGGCGCAGAGCCAGGCGGCGCGGGGGGTGGCCGGCGCGGTTCAGATCGGCGCGAACGAATGCTGGAGCGGTCCCTTTCCGATCGCCGCGCAAGCCGCATCCGAGATCATCGCGAAGGGCAACCGCTATGATCCGGCGGACGAACGCGGCAAGCTGATCCGAACGGTCGCCGCGGTCGAAAGGATGCCCGAGGATCGCGTGGCCACCTGGCCGGGGTCCGGCGATCCCCTGGTGCGCTCGGTCATCACATTCTGCTCACCGAAAAAGGGCCTGGTCACCGCCGACCCGACGTTCGAATCGGTCTGGCGCGCCGCATCATGGCTGGAAGCGCCGGTCAGCAAGGTGCCGCTGGCCCCTGGCGCTGGCACGAGCACGCGCGCGATGCTGGCAGCAAACCCCGATGCCGGGCTCTACTACATCTGCTCTCCGAACAACCCGACTGGTACCGTCACGCCGTTGGCGGAGATCGATTGGCTGGTCGCCAACAAGCCGGCGGATTCGGTCGTGCTGATCGACGAGGCCTATCTTCACTTCTCCGAGTCGCCGTCGGCGGCGCACCTGGCCGCCACGCGCAACGACGTCATCGTGATGCGTACCTTCTCGAAGCTATTCGGGATGGCCGGAATGCGCCTCGGCTTGACGTTTGCAGCGCCCGATCTGCACAAGCGAATGATGCGCTACGACGGGTTCCAGGTAACCGGGACGTTGCCGATGACTGCGGTGGCATGCGGGAACGCCTCCTACACTCAGGCGGACTTGATCACGGCGCGGCGCAACGAAATGATCGCTGTGCGCGAGACGACGATCGCGCAACTCAAGGCGCGCGGCCTGACGGTCCATCCGAATTCGCAGGCCAACATGTTCATGGTCGATTGGAAAACCAGGCAAGCCAAGGACGTCCAGGCGGCGCTGCTCGCGCAAAAGGTGCAGATCGGTCGCAGCTGGCCGATCTGGCCAACCGTCTCGCGCGTTACCGTCGGATCCGCCAGCGAGATGAACACCTTCGTAACGGCGGTGGCGACGGTCGTTTGA
- a CDS encoding serine/threonine-protein kinase, which translates to MTMLGRYRVDSLLGEGAMAEVYRAYDPDIGRTVAIKVLKPEFARDPELGARFLREARAAGALSHANIATIYDVGEAQGVAYIAMELVDGEPLDVLLQRGRLPYERVLEIGRQLAGALGYAHGCGVVHRDVKPSNILLSADGKTAKLLDFGVARIGEIDAAAANQHLARTQAGQLIGTPRYMSPEQALGLPVDHRSDLFSLGVVLYEMVTGKVAFPGTALATLAIQIAQEKVEPIDRSAADCPPGFRFVVDKLLAKKPEQRFADGYVLEAALAREIAARTEAPVGRRGIPLRFKLPATLAVVTALTLSACITFGLSHERKALERMAIVAGRSTATFLTNNAAVLAADNAGLPADQQDWSALQAFAVSAGRDSGIRDLVVADSNGVVRAASNAALVGTRYRPRGGEAVLRSGALQASAAPDAGQGPGLRFVQPIAYAGANFGTVDLVMKRDALDAALDVAWASMLILSAVVMLVVLVIGYLGGAMVARPLSRLRNALDEAAQTGFELRISHRRGDEFGAAFDAFNRAASAIEGRISHRPEDGAAMAETRFARPAKRAA; encoded by the coding sequence ATGACGATGTTGGGCCGCTATCGGGTCGATTCGCTGCTTGGCGAAGGCGCCATGGCCGAAGTCTATCGCGCTTATGATCCCGACATCGGCCGGACGGTTGCGATCAAGGTGCTGAAGCCCGAATTCGCGCGCGATCCCGAGCTCGGTGCACGTTTCCTGCGCGAGGCGCGCGCGGCCGGCGCGCTCAGCCATGCGAATATCGCGACGATCTACGACGTCGGCGAAGCACAGGGCGTCGCCTATATTGCGATGGAGCTCGTCGACGGCGAGCCGCTCGACGTGCTGCTGCAGCGCGGGCGGCTGCCCTATGAACGCGTGCTGGAGATCGGCCGCCAACTTGCCGGCGCACTCGGCTATGCGCATGGGTGTGGCGTCGTCCATCGCGACGTGAAGCCGTCGAACATCCTGCTATCGGCCGACGGCAAGACCGCAAAGCTGCTCGACTTCGGCGTCGCGCGGATCGGCGAGATCGACGCCGCCGCCGCCAACCAGCACCTCGCGCGGACGCAGGCTGGCCAGTTGATCGGGACGCCGCGCTACATGAGCCCCGAACAGGCGCTCGGGCTGCCGGTCGATCATCGCTCCGACCTCTTCTCGCTCGGCGTGGTGCTGTATGAAATGGTGACAGGCAAGGTCGCCTTTCCCGGCACCGCGCTCGCTACGCTGGCAATCCAGATCGCGCAGGAGAAAGTCGAGCCAATCGACCGTTCGGCCGCGGATTGCCCGCCGGGCTTTCGCTTCGTCGTCGACAAGCTTCTCGCCAAGAAGCCCGAGCAGCGGTTCGCCGACGGCTACGTTCTCGAAGCGGCACTCGCGCGCGAGATAGCGGCGCGGACCGAAGCGCCGGTCGGACGCCGGGGCATCCCGTTGCGCTTCAAGCTGCCGGCGACGCTTGCGGTCGTTACCGCGCTGACGCTGTCGGCGTGCATCACCTTCGGCCTGTCGCATGAACGCAAAGCGCTCGAGCGCATGGCCATCGTCGCGGGCAGGTCGACCGCGACGTTCCTGACCAACAATGCGGCGGTTCTGGCTGCCGACAATGCCGGCCTGCCGGCTGATCAGCAGGACTGGTCGGCGTTGCAGGCCTTTGCGGTGAGCGCAGGGCGTGATTCAGGGATCCGCGACCTCGTCGTTGCGGACTCAAACGGGGTCGTCCGCGCGGCATCGAACGCGGCGCTGGTCGGCACCCGCTATCGGCCGCGCGGTGGCGAAGCCGTCCTGCGCAGCGGCGCGCTGCAGGCAAGTGCCGCACCGGACGCCGGGCAGGGGCCGGGCCTGCGCTTCGTTCAACCGATCGCCTATGCCGGCGCGAATTTCGGGACGGTCGATCTCGTCATGAAGCGTGACGCGCTCGATGCCGCGCTGGACGTGGCGTGGGCGTCGATGCTGATCCTGTCCGCGGTCGTGATGCTGGTCGTGCTGGTCATCGGCTATCTCGGCGGCGCGATGGTCGCCCGGCCACTCAGCCGGCTGCGCAACGCGCTCGACGAAGCCGCGCAAACGGGGTTCGAACTGCGCATTTCGCACCGTCGCGGCGACGAATTCGGTGCGGCGTTCGACGCATTCAACCGCGCGGCCAGCGCGATCGAAGGCAGGATCAGCCATCGACCCGAGGACGGTGCAGCGATGGCCGAAACACGGTTCGCGCGCCCCGCAAAACGCGCGGCATAG
- a CDS encoding NHL repeat-containing protein codes for MVRKAARAAPIVVLFFLVLAGGGYWLLSILGWLRPAPTIFGWQAALTAVAGDGVRGEADGVGAAARFGDPFAVAMDADGNLYVADAGERGHVRRIDADGVVTTLPGSFDTPSGIAIDGHGNVIVAETGRHAIRMISPEGAVTTRAGTGAPGYRDGAAAGAQFNGPIGVAVDDAGNIYVTDSYNDRIRLITADGTVRTVAGQDRPGFADGQGANAAFDTPTGIALDRDGAILVADTGNDAVRKLSPDGRVSTIARTDPEDGGGLLKGAIGLAPTWDGFLYIASYQRGRIVQMSPQGALGVLAGQGAAAPGNAELPLLGPSGIAVDRKGALYVADASAFAIRKLSLRTADMAPESAGLKAQVLDLVRTRPFPWPFAPQFGSHEVVGVLGEVRGDYQGESRHHLHAGLDISEPMGTTVLASAAETVRDPLPNTREVGSLNEALRIDQLTYVHMRVGRTLDDEPLDPARFQLIRDAGGRVVRVRIRRGTRFAVGDRIGTINRMAHVHLELGPPRGKVNALALRFPGLSDHVAPRIDDVHLLDVAERRLVEKVDGRLLVSANGGPLDIVVEAWDQVDDNAPRRRLGLYKAGFQIIKADGTPVCGFERPRITLEFDRMPLAPDAAKIIYAPASGDSVHSDQRTRMLYVVSNWGRHGQTQKRGWNPAGLTAGDYVIRIFAADRMGNVAKAGRDRPITIR; via the coding sequence ATGGTCAGGAAAGCCGCGCGCGCAGCCCCTATTGTCGTACTCTTCTTCCTCGTTCTGGCCGGCGGGGGATATTGGTTGCTGTCGATTCTCGGCTGGCTCCGTCCGGCGCCGACGATCTTCGGCTGGCAGGCGGCGCTCACCGCCGTGGCCGGCGACGGTGTGCGGGGCGAGGCGGATGGCGTGGGAGCAGCGGCGCGTTTCGGCGATCCGTTCGCGGTGGCGATGGATGCGGACGGCAATCTCTATGTCGCCGACGCAGGCGAGCGCGGCCATGTCCGCCGGATCGATGCCGATGGGGTCGTTACGACGCTGCCCGGATCGTTCGACACGCCTTCCGGCATCGCAATCGACGGACACGGCAATGTCATCGTCGCGGAGACGGGGCGGCATGCGATCCGGATGATCAGTCCAGAAGGTGCGGTCACGACGCGCGCCGGCACTGGTGCTCCCGGTTATCGTGACGGCGCGGCGGCGGGCGCGCAGTTCAACGGCCCGATCGGCGTGGCAGTCGACGACGCGGGCAATATCTATGTCACCGACAGCTACAACGACCGCATCCGCCTGATCACTGCTGACGGGACCGTGCGTACCGTCGCCGGGCAGGATCGGCCCGGCTTTGCCGATGGGCAGGGCGCGAATGCCGCGTTCGACACGCCGACCGGGATCGCGCTGGACCGCGACGGCGCGATCCTCGTCGCAGATACCGGAAACGACGCCGTTCGGAAGCTCAGCCCGGATGGCCGCGTCTCGACCATCGCGCGCACCGATCCCGAAGATGGCGGTGGCTTGCTCAAGGGCGCGATCGGGCTAGCGCCGACATGGGACGGCTTTCTCTACATCGCCTCCTACCAGCGCGGCCGGATCGTGCAGATGTCACCGCAGGGCGCGCTGGGTGTTCTGGCCGGGCAGGGGGCAGCGGCTCCCGGCAATGCCGAGCTGCCTCTGCTCGGCCCGTCTGGAATCGCGGTCGATCGCAAGGGCGCTCTTTATGTCGCGGACGCCTCGGCGTTCGCGATCCGCAAGCTCAGCCTTCGCACCGCCGACATGGCCCCCGAATCCGCGGGACTTAAGGCGCAGGTGCTCGACCTCGTCCGAACCCGACCGTTTCCCTGGCCGTTCGCCCCGCAATTTGGATCGCACGAGGTGGTCGGCGTCTTGGGCGAGGTGCGTGGGGATTATCAGGGGGAAAGCCGCCATCACCTCCACGCCGGGCTGGATATCAGCGAGCCGATGGGCACCACGGTCCTAGCATCGGCCGCGGAGACCGTGCGCGATCCGTTGCCGAACACGCGCGAGGTCGGCAGCCTGAACGAGGCGCTGCGGATCGATCAGCTGACCTATGTGCACATGCGCGTCGGCCGTACGCTCGATGACGAGCCGTTGGACCCGGCTCGCTTCCAACTGATCCGCGATGCCGGGGGGCGCGTCGTCCGGGTGAGGATCAGGCGCGGTACGCGATTTGCAGTCGGCGACCGGATCGGGACGATCAACCGCATGGCGCATGTCCACCTTGAACTCGGTCCGCCACGCGGCAAGGTAAACGCGCTAGCGCTCCGGTTCCCCGGCTTGTCCGACCATGTCGCACCGCGGATCGACGACGTGCATCTCCTCGATGTGGCGGAACGGCGACTGGTCGAAAAGGTCGACGGTCGCCTGCTCGTTTCCGCAAATGGCGGGCCGCTCGATATCGTGGTCGAAGCCTGGGATCAGGTCGACGACAACGCCCCCCGCCGTCGTCTCGGCCTCTACAAGGCAGGCTTTCAGATCATTAAGGCAGACGGCACGCCGGTTTGTGGCTTCGAACGGCCGCGGATCACGCTGGAATTCGACCGGATGCCGCTGGCGCCCGACGCCGCGAAGATCATCTACGCGCCTGCCAGCGGCGACTCCGTCCACAGCGATCAGCGCACGCGAATGCTCTATGTCGTCAGCAACTGGGGGCGTCATGGCCAAACGCAGAAGAGGGGCTGGAATCCGGCCGGCCTGACGGCGGGCGACTATGTCATCCGTATTTTTGCTGCCGATCGGATGGGTAATGTAGCGAAGGCCGGGCGCGATCGGCCGATCACCATCCGGTGA
- a CDS encoding PP2C family protein-serine/threonine phosphatase, whose translation MIAIERPTDLRARTNVMRSTARSHVGLVRRINEDRVFDWPDGGLWAVSDGMGGHRGGDLAAQSVIDALRRFHTSGPPDTPDAVLAALAGANRMICARNSQRGEHAGATVVALSIFGTTIHLAWAGDSRCYRIRDRAVQLLTRDHSLVQDLVDAGLFTLEAAAHHPQANVITRALGVDSRCEIECRLVEFEEGDRFLLCSDGLSRSLAEADLLDNDLQALADDLVAKALQRDGADNISLVLIEPQSIVEY comes from the coding sequence TTGATCGCGATCGAGCGGCCGACGGATCTTCGCGCGCGTACCAACGTCATGCGATCGACGGCGCGCAGCCACGTCGGTCTGGTTCGGCGGATCAACGAAGACCGCGTGTTCGACTGGCCGGACGGCGGTCTGTGGGCCGTCTCCGACGGCATGGGCGGGCATCGCGGCGGCGACCTCGCCGCGCAGTCGGTGATCGATGCGCTGCGGCGGTTCCACACGTCCGGGCCGCCCGATACGCCCGACGCCGTCCTCGCCGCGCTGGCCGGCGCCAACCGAATGATCTGTGCGCGCAATTCGCAACGTGGCGAGCACGCAGGCGCAACTGTCGTGGCACTCAGCATATTCGGCACGACAATTCATCTCGCCTGGGCTGGTGACAGCCGTTGTTACCGGATTCGCGATCGCGCCGTGCAGCTTCTCACCCGCGATCACAGTCTCGTGCAGGATCTGGTCGATGCTGGGCTGTTTACCCTCGAAGCCGCGGCGCATCATCCGCAAGCAAACGTAATTACCAGGGCCCTGGGCGTCGACTCCAGGTGCGAGATCGAGTGCCGCCTCGTCGAGTTCGAGGAAGGTGACAGGTTCCTGCTGTGTTCGGACGGCCTGTCGCGATCGCTGGCGGAAGCCGATCTGCTTGACAATGACCTCCAGGCGCTGGCCGATGACCTCGTCGCAAAGGCGCTACAGAGAGACGGTGCCGATAACATCTCGCTCGTATTGATCGAACCGCAGTCGATCGTTGAATATTGA